A stretch of Pirellulales bacterium DNA encodes these proteins:
- a CDS encoding ROK family protein, whose protein sequence is MPHYIGVDVGGTTSTLSVGDGRRRVVHVSQQFPTTPDLGPQSSVAAIEAAAIAAMEEVGSSLADVRTVGLATPGPATMDGVLLSTPNLNRALWDNCPIRAMLEQALKRHNAAIVVRYIGDGQAAALGEYAIRSRALQWDRVPAESLPDETFHSLFMVIVGTGLGGGFVRDGKPIQGSQGRAGHVGHILLPAYAFRHEHDRQLLKGNAYATAESAISLSGLAHQLEHRLTLPEWADHPLNKTDGTVREKAKQLRELAAAGDALACQLFDDQARALGIAMLSANYLGDFDRLVIGGGVCDLAPAVRERYQRLAEEEYRRHALDGFRNLDRLEFSVCRDEAPVIGALEWAISGAV, encoded by the coding sequence GTGCCTCACTATATCGGCGTCGACGTCGGCGGGACCACTAGCACGCTTTCGGTCGGCGATGGCCGGCGGCGGGTGGTTCACGTCTCGCAGCAGTTTCCCACCACGCCCGATCTTGGGCCGCAGTCGTCGGTCGCGGCGATCGAGGCCGCGGCGATTGCGGCGATGGAGGAGGTCGGCTCGTCGCTGGCCGACGTGCGGACGGTGGGGCTCGCCACCCCCGGTCCGGCGACGATGGACGGGGTGCTGCTGTCGACCCCGAATCTCAACCGCGCGTTGTGGGACAACTGCCCGATCCGCGCGATGTTGGAGCAGGCCCTCAAGAGGCACAATGCGGCGATCGTCGTGCGCTACATCGGCGACGGGCAGGCGGCGGCCTTGGGCGAGTACGCGATCCGCAGCCGCGCGCTCCAGTGGGACCGCGTGCCGGCCGAGTCGCTTCCCGACGAGACGTTCCACTCGCTGTTCATGGTCATCGTCGGCACGGGACTGGGGGGCGGCTTCGTTCGCGACGGCAAGCCGATCCAGGGGAGCCAGGGTCGGGCCGGGCATGTCGGCCACATCCTGTTGCCGGCATACGCGTTTCGGCACGAGCACGATCGGCAATTGCTCAAAGGGAACGCCTATGCGACGGCCGAGTCGGCGATTTCGCTGAGCGGGCTGGCGCACCAACTCGAGCATCGGCTGACGCTGCCCGAGTGGGCCGACCATCCGCTCAACAAGACCGACGGAACGGTTCGCGAGAAGGCGAAGCAGTTGCGCGAACTGGCCGCGGCGGGGGACGCGCTGGCGTGCCAGTTGTTCGACGATCAGGCCCGAGCGTTGGGAATTGCGATGTTGTCCGCGAATTACCTCGGCGATTTCGACCGGTTGGTCATCGGCGGGGGCGTGTGCGACTTGGCCCCGGCGGTCCGCGAGCGCTACCAGCGGCTGGCCGAGGAAGAGTACCGTCGCCATGCGCTCGACGGCTTCCGCAATTTGGATCGGCTGGAGTTCTCGGTCTGCCGCGACGAGGCGCCGGTGATTGGGGCGCTGGAGTGGGCGATCAGCGGGGCCGTGTGA
- a CDS encoding DinB family protein, whose protein sequence is MTLSELLLPEFDEEMVRTRKVLAVIPAEQMGWQAKPEMRSVAWNANHLAEIVGWTAGIVASDSFDVAPVGGPRYETPDERDPAKVLAAFDAHVAAAREALAGASDAVLAESWSLLMGGQPLFTMPKGACLRTWVMNHTIHHRAILATYLRLCGVDVPPVFGA, encoded by the coding sequence ATGACCCTCTCCGAACTGCTGCTTCCCGAATTTGACGAAGAGATGGTCCGCACGCGCAAGGTTCTGGCGGTGATTCCCGCCGAACAGATGGGGTGGCAGGCCAAGCCGGAGATGCGGTCCGTGGCGTGGAACGCCAATCATCTCGCCGAGATCGTCGGCTGGACGGCCGGGATCGTCGCCAGCGATTCGTTCGACGTTGCTCCGGTCGGCGGACCGCGGTACGAGACCCCCGACGAGCGCGATCCGGCCAAGGTGTTGGCCGCCTTCGATGCGCATGTCGCCGCGGCGCGCGAGGCGCTGGCCGGGGCGAGCGACGCGGTGCTGGCCGAGAGTTGGTCGCTGCTGATGGGGGGGCAACCGTTGTTCACGATGCCCAAGGGGGCGTGCCTGCGGACGTGGGTGATGAACCACACGATCCACCATCGGGCGATCCTCGCCACGTACCTGCGGCTGTGCGGGGTCGACGTGCCGCCGGTGTTCGGCGCTTGA
- a CDS encoding D-cysteine desulfhydrase family protein: MIADLRNKLAEIPRIRLGNLPTPLVDLPRIAAEYGGPPLGIKRDDLTGLATGGNKTRKLEFLVADAVRRGCDCLITAGGPQSNHCRQTAAAAAIAGLECHLVLGGEPQPRVGNLLLDELLGATIHWTPRERRTARMEELAAELIRVGRCPDVIPVGGSNARGALGYVAAMAELVEQLPACGSRAPHLVFPTSSGGTQAGIVLGAKLAGFAGRITAISVDQIPDEHVPDERAEERFLAHVATVANQAAALLGVPSVLTADDFATNYDYLGAGYGVVGDLERKAIRLLARREGVLVGPVYSGRAFGALLDMARRGAFAEDEAVVFWHTGDESALHAYAADLA, encoded by the coding sequence ATGATTGCTGATTTGCGCAATAAACTTGCAGAGATCCCGCGAATCCGACTCGGCAATTTGCCGACGCCGCTAGTGGATTTGCCTCGGATCGCCGCCGAATACGGCGGGCCGCCGCTGGGGATCAAGCGGGACGATCTGACCGGCTTGGCGACCGGAGGAAACAAGACCCGCAAACTTGAGTTTCTCGTCGCCGACGCAGTCCGGCGCGGGTGCGACTGTCTGATCACCGCCGGGGGGCCGCAATCGAACCACTGCCGGCAAACCGCCGCGGCGGCGGCGATCGCGGGGCTCGAGTGCCATCTCGTCCTCGGGGGCGAACCGCAACCGCGGGTCGGCAATCTGCTGCTCGACGAGTTGCTGGGAGCGACGATCCACTGGACTCCCCGCGAGCGACGAACAGCGCGAATGGAGGAGCTTGCCGCCGAGTTGATCCGCGTCGGGCGCTGTCCCGACGTCATTCCGGTCGGCGGTTCCAACGCCCGCGGGGCGCTGGGTTACGTCGCCGCGATGGCCGAGTTGGTCGAGCAGCTTCCGGCTTGCGGGTCGAGAGCGCCGCACCTCGTGTTTCCGACGAGCTCCGGCGGGACGCAGGCGGGGATCGTGTTGGGGGCCAAGCTCGCGGGATTCGCGGGACGCATCACCGCGATCAGCGTCGACCAGATTCCCGACGAGCATGTTCCCGACGAGCGAGCCGAGGAACGCTTCCTGGCTCATGTCGCCACAGTGGCGAACCAAGCGGCGGCGCTGCTGGGCGTTCCGTCTGTGCTGACGGCCGATGATTTCGCGACGAATTACGACTATCTCGGCGCCGGTTACGGCGTCGTCGGCGACCTGGAACGCAAGGCGATTCGGCTGCTGGCGCGACGCGAAGGGGTCCTCGTCGGGCCGGTCTATTCGGGGCGGGCGTTCGGGGCGCTGTTGGACATGGCGCGCCGCGGCGCGTTCGCGGAAGACGAGGCAGTGGTATTCTGGCACACGGGGGACGAGTCGGCGCTGCACGCCTACGCGGCCGACTTGGCGTGA
- the dapB gene encoding 4-hydroxy-tetrahydrodipicolinate reductase: MKLAIHGAAGRMGQRVTALAALDAEVQIVAALESATHPRLGQDAGFLAGIGDIGVPLSVVGESDADVVIDFSVPDAAVAVVAHCLEFKKPLIMATTGFEPDQRRYVEQAADTIPLVYAPSFSPAVNLVMKLTEIAGGALKSLPAGVDVEIIERHHRFKEDAPSGTALKFGEIAAQAMGLTSHVHGREGRPGVRSRGEIGYHAVRVGDNPGEHTIVFGMLGETIELKVAASNRDCYAAGAILAAKWLVGKPPGMYGMADVLGL, encoded by the coding sequence ATGAAACTCGCGATCCACGGTGCAGCAGGGCGAATGGGCCAGCGCGTCACCGCTCTGGCGGCCTTGGACGCCGAGGTGCAGATCGTCGCCGCGCTCGAATCGGCCACGCATCCGCGATTGGGACAGGACGCGGGGTTCCTCGCGGGGATCGGCGACATCGGCGTGCCGCTGTCGGTCGTCGGCGAGAGCGACGCCGACGTCGTGATCGACTTCTCGGTCCCCGACGCCGCGGTCGCGGTCGTCGCCCACTGTCTGGAGTTCAAGAAGCCGCTCATCATGGCGACGACCGGCTTCGAGCCGGACCAACGACGCTACGTCGAGCAGGCGGCTGACACGATTCCGCTGGTCTACGCCCCCAGCTTCAGCCCCGCCGTAAATCTGGTCATGAAACTGACCGAAATCGCCGGCGGGGCGCTAAAGTCGCTCCCCGCAGGGGTCGACGTCGAGATCATCGAGCGGCATCACCGCTTCAAAGAGGACGCCCCCAGCGGGACGGCCCTGAAATTCGGCGAGATCGCCGCTCAGGCGATGGGGCTGACCTCGCACGTCCACGGCCGCGAGGGTCGTCCGGGGGTCCGCTCCCGCGGCGAAATCGGCTACCACGCCGTACGCGTCGGCGACAACCCCGGCGAGCACACGATCGTATTCGGCATGCTGGGAGAGACGATCGAGCTCAAGGTCGCCGCCAGCAACCGCGACTGCTACGCCGCCGGCGCCATCCTGGCCGCCAAGTGGCTCGTCGGCAAGCCGCCCGGCATGTACGGCATGGCGGACGTGCTGGGCTTGTAA
- a CDS encoding PQQ-dependent sugar dehydrogenase encodes MAACFRICNLPGCRGLLRSFCFLIALAAAPLFVAVPTGQAAIVGAERMATGLAQPVYVTHAPGDRDRLFVLTKGGQIRIIDVATKTLLPTPFLSISGTDAVGEGGLLGLAFHPDFADNGKFYVNVTIDNGGINLGGAVSPFSNEIREYQVTANPNVAGTSFNRVLSYVQPQDNHNGGWIGFSPVNNYLYIMSGDGGGSNDIGNGHTSGTGNSQDITNNLLGKALRIDVNGDDFPDDANRNYAIPADNPFVGITGDDEIFDYGLRNPWRSSFDRATGDLWIGDVGQTAREEINVHPAGAPGGINYGWRLREGTIATPSGGVGGSAPGATDPVYEYPRTGSDFAGTSVTGGYIYRGPDPTLRGKYIFGDYGSGRYWMFDPADPIGTRQIISGMLIPDVGSLTSPVSFGEDAVGNLYIVNFGSFSSATGSIYRIRTNALVPGDFDADASVDDDDLAIWLAGFGTSGGASAGNGDANGDGDVDGRDFLLWQRNYGDSALNLPLTASSNAVPEPTAVALLLGGLCVAGRRAGRTRTR; translated from the coding sequence ATGGCCGCTTGCTTTCGAATCTGCAACCTGCCGGGTTGCCGCGGACTCCTCCGCTCCTTCTGCTTTCTGATCGCCCTTGCCGCCGCCCCGCTGTTTGTCGCCGTGCCGACCGGGCAGGCCGCCATCGTCGGCGCCGAGCGAATGGCGACGGGCCTCGCGCAACCGGTCTACGTCACGCACGCCCCCGGCGATCGCGACCGATTGTTCGTCCTCACCAAGGGGGGACAGATTCGCATCATTGACGTCGCGACGAAGACGCTGTTGCCGACCCCGTTTTTGTCCATTTCGGGAACCGACGCCGTAGGCGAAGGGGGGCTCCTGGGGCTCGCCTTCCACCCTGACTTTGCCGACAACGGCAAATTCTACGTCAACGTCACGATCGACAACGGCGGAATCAACCTCGGCGGAGCCGTCTCCCCCTTTAGCAACGAGATCCGCGAGTACCAAGTCACGGCCAACCCGAATGTCGCCGGGACGAGCTTCAATCGAGTTCTCAGCTACGTCCAGCCTCAGGACAATCACAACGGCGGTTGGATCGGGTTCAGCCCGGTCAACAACTATCTCTACATCATGTCGGGCGACGGCGGGGGATCGAACGATATCGGCAACGGCCACACGTCCGGCACAGGCAACTCGCAGGACATCACCAACAATCTCTTGGGCAAAGCCCTGCGGATCGACGTGAACGGCGACGACTTTCCCGACGACGCGAATCGCAACTATGCGATTCCTGCCGACAACCCCTTCGTGGGGATCACGGGGGACGACGAGATCTTCGACTACGGCCTGCGGAACCCCTGGCGGTCCAGTTTCGACCGAGCGACCGGCGATCTCTGGATTGGCGACGTCGGTCAAACCGCCCGGGAGGAGATCAACGTTCACCCGGCCGGCGCGCCCGGGGGAATCAACTACGGCTGGCGATTGCGCGAAGGGACGATCGCCACCCCGTCCGGCGGAGTCGGCGGTTCCGCGCCCGGCGCCACCGATCCGGTCTACGAGTACCCGCGCACCGGCTCCGATTTCGCCGGCACCTCGGTCACGGGGGGGTACATCTACCGCGGCCCCGACCCGACCTTGCGCGGCAAGTACATCTTCGGCGACTACGGCTCGGGACGCTATTGGATGTTCGATCCGGCCGACCCGATCGGGACCCGACAGATCATCAGCGGCATGCTCATTCCCGACGTCGGCTCGCTGACGTCGCCCGTGTCATTCGGCGAGGACGCCGTGGGGAATCTCTACATCGTCAACTTCGGCTCCTTCAGCTCGGCCACGGGCAGCATCTATCGCATAAGGACGAATGCGCTCGTCCCGGGCGACTTCGACGCCGATGCGAGCGTCGACGACGACGATTTGGCGATCTGGCTCGCCGGCTTCGGGACCAGCGGCGGCGCCTCGGCGGGCAACGGCGACGCCAACGGAGACGGCGACGTCGATGGCCGCGACTTCCTGCTCTGGCAGCGAAACTACGGCGACAGCGCGCTCAATCTCCCCCTGACCGCCTCCTCCAATGCCGTCCCCGAGCCGACCGCAGTCGCCCTGCTCTTGGGCGGTCTTTGCGTCGCTGGTCGCCGCGCGGGCAGAACGAGAACCCGCTAA
- a CDS encoding cell surface protein, translating to MAAEAVQSQPARPAYDQQSTHAKKAKGYLDKAVDVLEKFGLKDAEAPPAELIRLLEEVRHVDEARALAIANTIKYMSTFNQLVRDNVENINVGNRYLEISQMFDSIRDDSKNLIHQLDDGKIGVTEKIANLWMRIRRGSPAARFDKIVDVYKDVCKDTKDQLEREQTIMDAYIDFRFALKEAEILGRELLEAQMPHLDKAKQALADAQQAVDQYQGGDASQQSRLELARDEANTKLLKEDRTYQLLKDIAENLSIGYDVGETLVTKLKQTHDVKDQVYRRAVTFFTTNEHVFTILGTVYTSQQGLNEATQSTEALKAGVNKSLEDVADLGRELERAALKAGYGSTISPESLEKLVTAISDYQVESLQMIAELRKESEHNAKEIRRVVEAGKKRYQETLEKFARGE from the coding sequence ATGGCCGCCGAAGCCGTCCAGTCTCAACCCGCTCGTCCCGCATACGATCAGCAGTCGACCCACGCCAAGAAGGCCAAGGGGTATCTCGACAAGGCGGTCGACGTGCTTGAGAAGTTCGGGCTGAAAGACGCCGAGGCCCCCCCCGCGGAGTTGATCCGCTTGCTGGAGGAAGTGCGGCACGTCGACGAGGCGCGCGCCCTGGCGATCGCCAACACGATCAAATACATGAGCACCTTCAACCAGTTGGTGCGCGACAACGTCGAGAACATCAACGTGGGGAATCGCTATCTGGAGATCAGCCAGATGTTCGATTCCATCCGCGACGACTCGAAGAACCTCATCCACCAGCTCGACGACGGCAAGATCGGCGTCACCGAGAAGATCGCCAACCTGTGGATGCGGATTCGCCGCGGGTCCCCTGCGGCGCGGTTCGACAAGATCGTCGACGTGTACAAGGACGTCTGCAAAGACACCAAGGACCAGCTCGAGCGCGAGCAGACGATCATGGATGCGTACATCGACTTTCGCTTCGCGCTCAAGGAGGCGGAGATCTTGGGGCGCGAGCTCTTGGAAGCCCAGATGCCCCATCTGGACAAGGCGAAGCAGGCCCTGGCCGACGCCCAGCAGGCGGTCGACCAGTATCAGGGGGGAGACGCGAGCCAGCAGTCGCGACTGGAACTGGCCCGCGACGAGGCGAACACGAAGCTTCTCAAGGAAGACCGCACGTACCAGCTTCTCAAGGACATCGCCGAGAACCTGTCGATCGGCTACGACGTGGGCGAGACGCTCGTCACGAAGCTCAAGCAGACTCACGACGTGAAAGACCAAGTCTATCGTCGGGCGGTGACCTTCTTCACGACCAACGAACACGTCTTCACGATCCTGGGGACGGTCTACACCTCGCAGCAGGGACTCAACGAGGCGACCCAAAGCACCGAGGCGCTCAAGGCGGGGGTGAACAAATCGCTCGAGGACGTCGCCGACTTGGGGCGCGAGCTGGAACGGGCCGCGCTCAAGGCGGGCTACGGTTCGACGATCAGCCCCGAGTCGCTCGAGAAACTTGTCACGGCAATCAGCGACTACCAAGTCGAGTCGCTGCAGATGATCGCCGAACTGCGCAAAGAGAGCGAACACAACGCCAAGGAAATTCGCCGCGTCGTCGAGGCGGGGAAGAAGCGGTATCAAGAGACGCTGGAGAAGTTTGCGCGGGGGGAATAG
- a CDS encoding integrase core domain-containing protein: MNAAMVATPAARTLARAWREDYNHHRPHRSLGYVIPAEFAARCPTDP; the protein is encoded by the coding sequence TTGAACGCAGCGATGGTCGCCACGCCGGCGGCCAGAACGCTAGCCCGCGCCTGGCGAGAGGATTACAACCACCACCGACCGCACAGATCGCTCGGGTACGTCATCCCCGCCGAGTTCGCGGCTCGCTGCCCCACCGATCCGTAA
- a CDS encoding MFS transporter, whose protein sequence is MSSPEIAAEPIADPPPGPADHARFASLPPLARDSAFWGMTVTQFLGAFNDNLFKQLVLLLSIVPVALAHLGEAAPMTAMWLLSGPLVLTAVSPAAAPYALLLTLGAFDPGKLTDKQGLANVVFALPFILTTGYAGYLSDRYGKRGIVVLCKVAEIAVMAAGAVGFWLYSRDSSLMFLYVVLFFMGAQSGFFGPAKYGILPEMLRPGDLPRANGIMLTTTFMAIILGQFLAGVLIEDFGDRLWVGSTACVAIAVLGTISSLWVRKLPIANPTLKFELSALTVPTDMRRLLARDRPLLAAVVVSSLFWMLAGMVPAAVNALGIIELYVGPKDTSYLLAVVSVGIALGGGLGGIVSGDAVNFRVLRIGAVGMLACLTVLAIPSTGGGTGEITFADFVTRPGVGQTRQWLGYYGSGSMLIALGVFTGMFAVPLQVFMQSRPPENCKGRMIAVMNLANWVGIVLSGVLYAQLATLIEARGWPRCTMFAFIALLTLPIAVFYHPKSEALAEL, encoded by the coding sequence ATGAGCAGCCCCGAAATCGCCGCCGAGCCGATCGCCGATCCCCCTCCCGGCCCGGCCGACCATGCAAGATTCGCCTCGCTGCCGCCGCTTGCGCGAGACTCGGCGTTTTGGGGGATGACCGTCACCCAGTTCCTGGGCGCGTTCAACGACAACCTGTTCAAGCAGCTTGTGTTGCTGTTGTCGATCGTCCCAGTGGCCCTTGCCCATTTGGGCGAAGCGGCGCCGATGACGGCCATGTGGTTGTTGAGCGGCCCGCTCGTGCTCACCGCCGTCTCCCCCGCGGCCGCCCCGTACGCGCTGCTCTTGACCCTGGGGGCGTTCGACCCGGGCAAGCTGACCGACAAGCAGGGGCTGGCAAACGTCGTCTTTGCGCTGCCCTTTATTCTGACGACCGGTTACGCGGGCTACCTCTCCGATCGCTACGGCAAGCGCGGCATCGTCGTGTTGTGCAAAGTCGCCGAGATCGCCGTTATGGCCGCCGGCGCCGTGGGGTTTTGGCTCTACTCGCGCGACAGCAGTCTGATGTTCCTGTACGTCGTGCTGTTTTTCATGGGCGCCCAAAGCGGCTTCTTCGGTCCCGCCAAGTACGGCATTCTGCCCGAGATGCTCCGCCCCGGCGACCTGCCCCGGGCGAACGGCATCATGCTGACCACGACCTTTATGGCGATCATCCTGGGCCAGTTCCTTGCCGGCGTCCTCATCGAAGACTTCGGCGATCGGCTCTGGGTCGGCTCGACGGCATGCGTCGCGATCGCCGTCTTGGGGACGATCTCCTCGCTCTGGGTTCGCAAACTGCCGATCGCGAATCCGACGCTCAAGTTCGAACTCTCGGCCCTGACCGTGCCGACTGACATGCGTCGGTTGCTGGCTCGCGACCGGCCGCTGCTCGCCGCGGTGGTCGTGTCCAGCCTGTTCTGGATGCTCGCCGGCATGGTCCCCGCGGCCGTAAACGCCCTGGGCATCATCGAACTGTACGTCGGTCCCAAAGACACCAGTTACTTGCTGGCGGTCGTCAGCGTCGGCATCGCTTTGGGAGGAGGGCTGGGGGGAATCGTCTCCGGCGACGCAGTCAACTTCCGCGTGCTGCGCATTGGCGCCGTCGGCATGTTGGCCTGCCTGACGGTCCTGGCGATACCGTCGACCGGCGGCGGTACGGGCGAAATCACCTTCGCCGATTTCGTCACCCGACCCGGCGTCGGACAAACGCGGCAGTGGCTCGGCTACTACGGCAGCGGGAGCATGTTGATCGCCCTCGGGGTCTTCACCGGCATGTTCGCCGTGCCGTTGCAAGTCTTCATGCAGTCCCGCCCCCCGGAGAACTGCAAAGGGCGGATGATCGCCGTCATGAATCTCGCCAACTGGGTCGGCATCGTCCTGTCGGGCGTCCTCTACGCCCAACTCGCGACGCTCATCGAAGCCCGCGGCTGGCCCCGCTGCACGATGTTCGCGTTCATCGCCCTGCTGACGTTGCCGATCGCGGTGTTCTATCACCCGAAGAGCGAGGCGCTCGCGGAGCTATGA
- a CDS encoding gamma carbonic anhydrase family protein encodes MTNFFRKTASGAYIANTATVLGDVVLGAGASVWFSAVVRGDVAPVTIGERVNIQDGAVVHCDTGIPNRIEDDVAIGHRAVVHGVRVGRGSLVGMGAVLLGRTEIGEECLIAAGAVVPPGLIVPDRSLVVGVPGKIVRSVNAKEHEYLRWLSRRYVDLCARFEAGEFESVV; translated from the coding sequence ATGACCAATTTCTTTCGCAAGACGGCTTCCGGAGCCTACATCGCCAACACGGCGACCGTGTTGGGGGACGTCGTGCTCGGCGCCGGGGCAAGCGTCTGGTTCTCGGCGGTCGTCCGCGGCGACGTGGCGCCGGTCACCATCGGCGAGCGGGTCAACATTCAGGACGGGGCCGTGGTCCACTGCGACACGGGAATTCCCAATCGCATCGAGGACGACGTCGCCATCGGCCATCGGGCGGTCGTCCACGGGGTGCGGGTGGGGCGCGGCTCGCTGGTGGGGATGGGGGCCGTCTTGTTGGGACGCACGGAGATCGGCGAGGAGTGCCTGATCGCCGCCGGGGCGGTCGTCCCGCCGGGGCTCATCGTGCCGGACCGGTCCCTGGTCGTCGGCGTGCCGGGCAAGATCGTGCGCTCCGTCAATGCCAAGGAGCACGAGTACCTGCGTTGGCTCAGCCGACGGTACGTCGACCTGTGCGCGCGGTTCGAGGCGGGCGAGTTCGAGTCGGTCGTTTAG
- a CDS encoding zinc-dependent peptidase, with translation MFGGWLTSRRRRRLLAAPVPQQWEATLRAMVRQYVHLPSELQKRVRQIAAVFVAEKDWAGAGIEITDDMKLAVAGHAGLLACGQSEPFFYDRLATIVVYPRTIRFSPEQTTRYSALPDFPAEGVAFQHGPVLLSWATVRRELAGRSPGRNVVLHELAHHVDGLVDAMDGAPGVGDRPRVERWNEVTESEFLRLAGSARRREPTLLDHYGASNRAEFFAVSTECFFELPHALRRRHAELYEVLADFYRLDPAAWLPSVQESHVTDETPRRVHRRPHVSGQPQPGETHDAELIAQRHAERRQAMDRARLRALESMSNADALYTLALGHLQARPPRAADAERILTALLAADPYDEEALAHRALARLLQDDQRGAEADCAAALAIDPADPDALEVRAELHCLAGRWHEAIADVSAALEEFASDVGLLTLRGDAYSGARQWSKAIADYSDALAIDPLDADALLGRADAWEAIGKSANADRDRRRAQSLGATR, from the coding sequence ATGTTCGGCGGATGGCTGACTTCGCGACGGCGACGGCGACTGCTTGCGGCGCCCGTTCCCCAGCAATGGGAAGCGACGCTCCGCGCCATGGTGCGGCAGTACGTCCATTTGCCAAGCGAACTGCAGAAGCGCGTACGCCAGATCGCCGCGGTGTTCGTCGCCGAGAAGGACTGGGCCGGGGCCGGGATCGAGATCACCGACGACATGAAGCTCGCCGTCGCCGGACATGCAGGACTCCTCGCCTGCGGGCAGAGCGAGCCGTTCTTCTACGACCGTCTGGCGACGATCGTCGTTTACCCACGAACCATTCGCTTCTCGCCCGAGCAAACGACGCGCTATTCGGCGCTCCCCGACTTCCCGGCCGAGGGGGTCGCCTTTCAGCACGGCCCGGTGCTGCTGTCGTGGGCCACGGTTCGGCGCGAGCTCGCCGGCCGGTCGCCGGGACGCAACGTCGTTCTGCATGAACTGGCGCATCACGTCGACGGACTCGTCGACGCCATGGACGGGGCGCCGGGAGTCGGCGATCGCCCGCGTGTCGAGCGCTGGAACGAAGTCACCGAATCCGAGTTCCTGCGACTCGCCGGCAGCGCCCGTCGCAGAGAACCGACGCTGCTAGATCACTACGGCGCCTCGAACCGGGCCGAGTTCTTCGCCGTGTCGACCGAGTGCTTTTTCGAGCTGCCGCATGCGCTGCGACGCCGACATGCCGAGTTGTACGAAGTGCTGGCCGACTTCTACCGACTCGACCCTGCTGCGTGGCTCCCCTCGGTGCAGGAATCGCACGTGACTGACGAGACGCCGCGGCGGGTTCATCGCCGTCCGCACGTCTCCGGTCAGCCGCAACCGGGCGAAACGCACGACGCAGAGTTGATCGCCCAGCGTCATGCCGAGCGCCGACAGGCGATGGATCGCGCCCGGCTTCGCGCGCTTGAGTCGATGTCCAACGCAGACGCACTCTACACCTTGGCGCTCGGACACCTGCAGGCCCGACCTCCCCGGGCCGCGGACGCCGAGCGTATTCTGACCGCTCTTTTGGCCGCCGATCCGTACGATGAAGAGGCGCTCGCCCATCGGGCCTTGGCGCGACTGCTCCAGGACGACCAAAGGGGCGCCGAGGCCGATTGCGCGGCGGCGCTCGCGATCGATCCCGCCGACCCCGATGCATTGGAAGTTCGGGCGGAGCTCCATTGCCTGGCGGGCCGTTGGCACGAAGCGATCGCCGACGTTTCGGCCGCACTCGAGGAATTTGCCAGCGACGTCGGCTTGCTGACCCTGCGGGGAGACGCTTATTCAGGCGCCCGCCAGTGGTCCAAAGCGATCGCCGACTACAGCGACGCCCTGGCGATCGATCCGCTCGACGCCGACGCCCTCCTCGGCCGGGCCGATGCGTGGGAGGCGATCGGCAAATCTGCGAATGCCGACCGCGACCGGCGCCGAGCCCAGTCGCTCGGCGCCACGCGATGA
- a CDS encoding winged helix-turn-helix domain-containing protein has translation MPKARILIIEDDASLSEVLDYNLRQEGYETQVARDGQSGLREARLRVPELVLLDLMLPMIDGLEVCRQIRADLALQDVLVLMLTARSEETDELVGFSVGADDYVTKPFSVKVLLQRIQALLRRKEQGSGDRDVLVSQGIMIDRRRHRVTVGDNPLDLTPSEFGLLAALLRQPGRVFSRAELIDVALGDDAIVLERTIDVHIRALRKKLDSHADLIQTVRGVGYRFRDPADVAAV, from the coding sequence ATGCCAAAAGCCCGCATTCTGATTATCGAGGACGACGCCTCGCTGTCCGAGGTCCTCGACTACAACCTGCGCCAAGAAGGGTACGAGACCCAGGTCGCCCGCGACGGGCAGTCGGGGCTGCGCGAAGCGCGCTTGCGCGTACCGGAGCTGGTCCTCCTGGACCTCATGTTGCCGATGATCGACGGCTTGGAGGTCTGCCGTCAGATCCGCGCCGACCTCGCCCTGCAGGACGTGTTGGTGCTCATGCTCACCGCCCGCAGCGAGGAAACCGACGAACTCGTCGGATTCTCCGTCGGCGCCGACGACTACGTCACCAAGCCGTTCAGCGTCAAGGTGCTGCTGCAGCGCATCCAGGCGCTGCTGCGTCGAAAAGAGCAGGGGAGCGGCGACCGAGACGTGCTGGTCAGCCAAGGCATCATGATCGATCGCCGCCGACACCGCGTCACGGTGGGCGACAACCCGCTGGATCTCACCCCCAGCGAATTCGGCCTGCTGGCGGCGCTGTTGCGGCAGCCGGGCCGGGTCTTCTCGCGAGCCGAGCTTATCGACGTCGCGCTGGGGGACGATGCGATCGTGCTCGAGCGGACAATCGACGTCCACATCCGCGCCCTGCGGAAGAAGCTCGACTCCCACGCCGATCTCATCCAGACGGTCCGGGGCGTCGGCTATCGCTTCCGAGACCCGGCCGACGTCGCCGCGGTGTAA